One window of the Zea mays cultivar B73 chromosome 3, Zm-B73-REFERENCE-NAM-5.0, whole genome shotgun sequence genome contains the following:
- the LOC103650626 gene encoding probable adenylate kinase 1, chloroplastic: MVVNLKLREDVLVEKCLGRRICGQCGKNFNLACIDVKGENGLPPIYMAPLLPPNNCMSKLITRADDTEEVVRNRLQIYNDMSQPVEGFYREQGKLLEFDLPGGIPESWPKLLQVLNLEDQEELRLAAA; the protein is encoded by the exons ATGGTGGTTAATCTGAAACTAAGAGAAGATGTTCTAGTAGAGAAGTGCCTTGGCAGAAGGATTTGTGGCCAATGTGGAAAGAACTTCAATTTGGCCTGCATTGATGTTAAGGGTGAAAATGGACTCCCACCAATCTACATGGCACCACTGTTGcccccaaacaactgcatgtcgaaGCTTATTACCCGAGCTGATGATACCGAAGAGGTGGTCAGAAATCGGCTTCAGATATATAATGACATG AGTCAACCTGTGGAAGGTTTCTACCGAGAGCAGGGGAAGCTCTTGGAATTTGACTTGCCTGGTGGGATCCCTGAATCTTGGCCAAAGCTGCTCCAGGTTCTAAACCTCGAGGACCAAGAGGAGTTGAGGTTGGCTGCAGCGTAG